In the Perca flavescens isolate YP-PL-M2 chromosome 20, PFLA_1.0, whole genome shotgun sequence genome, one interval contains:
- the kop gene encoding S100P-binding protein isoform X2 yields MDDKAHFKTNPIFNRLNPAKHFTPLSIYSRMITCEEKASLDHQTKLSNPFINFKIELVNNSAGKKKLEDDSYQTPAKKACSPKDVSPDLGCFMDYSSSPATQDSMSPFAISTPELFDKTQDIKSEIKESVRSLLRSEQVECCSSTQPVGSKGTAPHSLRCEKDLAPAFDCDVEDILCLNPLGTAVGFSQNKPVLTVANGQELKRGDGQVEEGREELKKEMHLNVNYVEEDKGYFSMSYIKDLKMGKNPSQSVYSQVPPATSSSLLRLGEVETPEKEYLCVRSKKGDHPECSSEPGCHKQAVRSGQEVSFTVRDLCPIVSGPLLKSDNCPVEPLEGDVDEAWNIGSPIFESSMFQATPGRAETTLDTSYETTLPLQVQVKSVVVALGQHTSSSKTAATSLPEQTANPTKLNQDENRGSSSAKYVSARSQRPVIFDREVDWEREKRLYVHSVTRHMKEHRGANPDVMTELLSLMTHVADQASGTGGRQWQHPSDLTRRNYQRRLGIPIPTMTLQEWQARNCPKSRRFAMVPKIFERSLN; encoded by the exons ATGGATGATAAAGCGCATTTCAAAACAAACCCAATTTTCAATAGGCTCAATCCGGCCAAACATTTTACACCTCTGTCCATTTATTCAAGGATGATCACTTGTGAGGAAAAGGCCAGTCTTGATCACCAGACAAAACTCTCAAACCCgtttattaattttaaaattgAGTTGGTAAACAATagtgctggaaaaaaaaaattggaggATGACAGTTATCAGACTCCAGCAAAAAAGGCCTGTAGTCCAAAGGATGTGTCCCCAGACCTCGGGTGTTTCATGGACTACAGCAGCTCTCCTGCAACACAGGACTCAATGTCCCCCTTTGCCATCTCTACGCCTGAATTGTTCGATAAGACGCAAGATATTAAGagtgaaataaaagaaagtgtGAGATCTCTGCTACGCTCAGAGCAAGTTGAATGCTGTTCCTCAACACAGCCAGTGGGTAGTAAGGGGACTGCACCCCACAGTTTGAGGTGTGAGAAAGATCTTGCACCTGCCTTTGACTGTGATGTTGAGGACATCTTGTGCCTCAATCCCTTAGGCACTGCTGTAGGATTTTCTCAAAATAAGCCAGTCTTAACTGTGGCAAATGGACAAGAGTTAAAAAGAGGAGATGGACAAGTGGAGGAAGGACGAGAGGAGCTTAAGAAAGAAATGCATCTGAATGTAAATTATGTAGAAGAGGATAAGGGTTATTTCTCCATGTCCTACATAAAGGACCTTAAAATGGGAAAGAACCCCTCTCAGTCAGTATACTCTCAGGTGCCTCCAGCTACCTCAAGTTCCCTGCTAAGGTTAGGTGAGGTTGAGACTCCAGAGAAGGAGTACCTGTGTGTTAGATCCAAGAAGGGGGACCATCCTGAATGTTCATCTGAGCCAGGTTGTCATAAACAAGCTGTGCGGTCTGGACAGGAAGTTTCCTTCACAGTTAGGGATTTGTGTCCTATTGTAAGTGGGCCATTGTTGAAGTCTGATAACTGTCCTGTAGAGCCTTTAGAAGGTGATGTTGATGAGGCATGGAATATTGGTTCCCCCATATTTGAATCCTCCATGTTTCAAGCTACACCTGGCAGAGCGGAAACCACTCTGGACACTTCTTATGAGACCACATTACCCCTCCAAGTTCAG GTGAAATCAGTTGTGGTGGCTCTTGGGCAGCACACCTCCAGCAGTAAAACGGCAGCAACTTCTCTGCCAGAGCAAACCGCTAACCCCACCAAGCTGAACCAAGATGAGAACAGAGGTTCCTCGTCTGCCAAATATGTCAGTGCCAGGAGTCAAAG GCCGGTGATCTTTGACCGGGAGGTGGACTGGGAGCGTGAGAAACGGCTCTATGTTCATTCCGTGACCAGACATATGAAAGAGCATCGAGGTGCCAATCCAG ATGTCATGACTGAGCTGCTGTCACTGATGACGCATGTGGCCGACCAGGCTTCAGGCACAGGTGGTCGACAGTGGCAACATCCCTCTGATCTGACACGCAG GAACTACCAGAGGCGTCTTGGAATCCCAATCCCTACAATGACCCTCCAAGAGTGGCAAGCAAGGAATTGCCCAAAAAGCAGGCGTTTTGCCATGGTACCAAAAATTTTTGAAAGGAGCCTAAATTAG
- the kop gene encoding S100P-binding protein isoform X1, which yields MHRYWRKMHIVYMDDKAHFKTNPIFNRLNPAKHFTPLSIYSRMITCEEKASLDHQTKLSNPFINFKIELVNNSAGKKKLEDDSYQTPAKKACSPKDVSPDLGCFMDYSSSPATQDSMSPFAISTPELFDKTQDIKSEIKESVRSLLRSEQVECCSSTQPVGSKGTAPHSLRCEKDLAPAFDCDVEDILCLNPLGTAVGFSQNKPVLTVANGQELKRGDGQVEEGREELKKEMHLNVNYVEEDKGYFSMSYIKDLKMGKNPSQSVYSQVPPATSSSLLRLGEVETPEKEYLCVRSKKGDHPECSSEPGCHKQAVRSGQEVSFTVRDLCPIVSGPLLKSDNCPVEPLEGDVDEAWNIGSPIFESSMFQATPGRAETTLDTSYETTLPLQVQVKSVVVALGQHTSSSKTAATSLPEQTANPTKLNQDENRGSSSAKYVSARSQRPVIFDREVDWEREKRLYVHSVTRHMKEHRGANPDVMTELLSLMTHVADQASGTGGRQWQHPSDLTRRNYQRRLGIPIPTMTLQEWQARNCPKSRRFAMVPKIFERSLN from the exons ATGCATCGTTATTGGAGAAAAATGCACATTGTGT ACATGGATGATAAAGCGCATTTCAAAACAAACCCAATTTTCAATAGGCTCAATCCGGCCAAACATTTTACACCTCTGTCCATTTATTCAAGGATGATCACTTGTGAGGAAAAGGCCAGTCTTGATCACCAGACAAAACTCTCAAACCCgtttattaattttaaaattgAGTTGGTAAACAATagtgctggaaaaaaaaaattggaggATGACAGTTATCAGACTCCAGCAAAAAAGGCCTGTAGTCCAAAGGATGTGTCCCCAGACCTCGGGTGTTTCATGGACTACAGCAGCTCTCCTGCAACACAGGACTCAATGTCCCCCTTTGCCATCTCTACGCCTGAATTGTTCGATAAGACGCAAGATATTAAGagtgaaataaaagaaagtgtGAGATCTCTGCTACGCTCAGAGCAAGTTGAATGCTGTTCCTCAACACAGCCAGTGGGTAGTAAGGGGACTGCACCCCACAGTTTGAGGTGTGAGAAAGATCTTGCACCTGCCTTTGACTGTGATGTTGAGGACATCTTGTGCCTCAATCCCTTAGGCACTGCTGTAGGATTTTCTCAAAATAAGCCAGTCTTAACTGTGGCAAATGGACAAGAGTTAAAAAGAGGAGATGGACAAGTGGAGGAAGGACGAGAGGAGCTTAAGAAAGAAATGCATCTGAATGTAAATTATGTAGAAGAGGATAAGGGTTATTTCTCCATGTCCTACATAAAGGACCTTAAAATGGGAAAGAACCCCTCTCAGTCAGTATACTCTCAGGTGCCTCCAGCTACCTCAAGTTCCCTGCTAAGGTTAGGTGAGGTTGAGACTCCAGAGAAGGAGTACCTGTGTGTTAGATCCAAGAAGGGGGACCATCCTGAATGTTCATCTGAGCCAGGTTGTCATAAACAAGCTGTGCGGTCTGGACAGGAAGTTTCCTTCACAGTTAGGGATTTGTGTCCTATTGTAAGTGGGCCATTGTTGAAGTCTGATAACTGTCCTGTAGAGCCTTTAGAAGGTGATGTTGATGAGGCATGGAATATTGGTTCCCCCATATTTGAATCCTCCATGTTTCAAGCTACACCTGGCAGAGCGGAAACCACTCTGGACACTTCTTATGAGACCACATTACCCCTCCAAGTTCAG GTGAAATCAGTTGTGGTGGCTCTTGGGCAGCACACCTCCAGCAGTAAAACGGCAGCAACTTCTCTGCCAGAGCAAACCGCTAACCCCACCAAGCTGAACCAAGATGAGAACAGAGGTTCCTCGTCTGCCAAATATGTCAGTGCCAGGAGTCAAAG GCCGGTGATCTTTGACCGGGAGGTGGACTGGGAGCGTGAGAAACGGCTCTATGTTCATTCCGTGACCAGACATATGAAAGAGCATCGAGGTGCCAATCCAG ATGTCATGACTGAGCTGCTGTCACTGATGACGCATGTGGCCGACCAGGCTTCAGGCACAGGTGGTCGACAGTGGCAACATCCCTCTGATCTGACACGCAG GAACTACCAGAGGCGTCTTGGAATCCCAATCCCTACAATGACCCTCCAAGAGTGGCAAGCAAGGAATTGCCCAAAAAGCAGGCGTTTTGCCATGGTACCAAAAATTTTTGAAAGGAGCCTAAATTAG
- the kop gene encoding S100P-binding protein isoform X3, translating to MFQATPGRAETTLDTSYETTLPLQVQVKSVVVALGQHTSSSKTAATSLPEQTANPTKLNQDENRGSSSAKYVSARSQRPVIFDREVDWEREKRLYVHSVTRHMKEHRGANPDVMTELLSLMTHVADQASGTGGRQWQHPSDLTRRNYQRRLGIPIPTMTLQEWQARNCPKSRRFAMVPKIFERSLN from the exons ATGTTTCAAGCTACACCTGGCAGAGCGGAAACCACTCTGGACACTTCTTATGAGACCACATTACCCCTCCAAGTTCAG GTGAAATCAGTTGTGGTGGCTCTTGGGCAGCACACCTCCAGCAGTAAAACGGCAGCAACTTCTCTGCCAGAGCAAACCGCTAACCCCACCAAGCTGAACCAAGATGAGAACAGAGGTTCCTCGTCTGCCAAATATGTCAGTGCCAGGAGTCAAAG GCCGGTGATCTTTGACCGGGAGGTGGACTGGGAGCGTGAGAAACGGCTCTATGTTCATTCCGTGACCAGACATATGAAAGAGCATCGAGGTGCCAATCCAG ATGTCATGACTGAGCTGCTGTCACTGATGACGCATGTGGCCGACCAGGCTTCAGGCACAGGTGGTCGACAGTGGCAACATCCCTCTGATCTGACACGCAG GAACTACCAGAGGCGTCTTGGAATCCCAATCCCTACAATGACCCTCCAAGAGTGGCAAGCAAGGAATTGCCCAAAAAGCAGGCGTTTTGCCATGGTACCAAAAATTTTTGAAAGGAGCCTAAATTAG